A segment of the Erythrobacter sp. F6033 genome:
AGGCGCACCATCGGCCAGCATCACGTGAACATCCACGCCCAGTCGCTCAGCGTGCAGGTTGCGAGGATTAGCCACACCATGCGCGCCATCCAACGTGTAATGCGCCGGCTGAGCGTGAAGCACAGTGCGGCCATCCGGCTGGATCATATCGCGCGCTGCGACCAGCAAATGCTCGACATCGTCTTCTTCGATACGGCGGCCGCCGATCTCGATTTCAACCTTTGAAACACGGCTTTTGAGACCAGCACCCGCGCAGGCGATCCAAACGCTCTGCACGCTTTGGCCTGCATTCTTTTCCGCCCGCTCGACCGCATCACGGATAGCATATGTGGCGGCCTTCATATCGGTGACATAGCCGCGCTTGATACCTTGGCTGGCGCGGTGGCCGGATCCGAGGACGATCAGATCGCCGGTTTCAGTCTCACCCATGATCATCGCGGAAATACGGAACGAACCGATGTTCACCGCGCCGAAAACCTTGGCGAGGCGCGCGCGAGAGATGTTGGGTTTGGTCTTGGCCGCGATGCTCATTGAGAATTTCCAGCAAGAGAGACTTCTTCTGAGCGTCCGGGCACGCGCATGTAAATTCGCGGTGGATCGCGCATGTCGAAATTCGCAACCTTCCCGCCTAGCAAACGGTTTTGTCCGTCCATGCGAGCGAATTTGACGAGCGCCGAGGCTGCTTCGTCTTCGCCTTCGGGAAGAGCGAGCACCTGATCGCTTTTAAAGGTCACGTTCCAGCGACGGTTTCCGATCCACTCTGCACCAGCAACTTGCGGCTGCAATGCAGGCGCTGCGGCGAGGAGGCGGTCCAAGTTACTGACCTGTTTGGCCGAACCTAGTCCGGAAATACGAAGCTGGCCTTCAACCTTGTCCGCCGCAACCGGGGCAAGCTCGTGCCCCTCGGCGTCGATCAACACCAGCCGATCGGCCTTTTCCAGAACTGCATGCGGTTCACGCTCCACGATATCAATCGCCAGTGTATCCGGCAGCTGCACCGAAACGCGCGCATCCGCGACCCATGGCAGTTCGAGCAGATCGTCCCGCAGCTGTTCAATATCGACTTGCGGCATCGGCTGATCGCGGCGTGCCAGCGCGCGGGCATAGACTTCACGTTCATCCATGCGGTTGGTGCCGGTAACGCGGACTTGCCTCACTTCAAAACCGGCATCGGCGGCGACCTGAGCGACTTGCGCCTGAGCCATTGCCGGAACGCCAGCAAGGTTCGCAATGACCCACGCCAGAGCCACCGCTCCGCCGATGATGATCGCCAGCCAGATGCGGCTCCATTGTTCTTCGGTGAAAGGCAGAATGCCCATTGCACCATCGACAAAACCGGTTGTCTTCGCTTTGGCCCGGCGAGCGCCAGCGGCGCGGCTTTGCGATTTCGCTGCGCGGCGAACACCTTTGCCACTCGAACGCTTGATTTTAGCCATGGGCGCCTTCTGTCTGTTTTGCCTTGTGCACACGGAGAGCTTCGCGAACGATCATGTCGCATAGCTCGGGATAGTCGATACCAGCATGACGGGCCTGCTCGGGTACAAGGCTGAGCGGAGTCATGCCCGGCTGTGTGTTGGTTTCTAGCACGAAAAGGCCTTCTTCGCCCTGTTCGTCATCCCAGCGATAGTCGGTTCTGCTCGTCCCGTGACAACCGAGCAGTTTGTGCGCGCGGATAGCATAGTCTTCGCACAGAGCGGCGATTTCAGCGGGAATTGCCGCCGGGCAAACATGTTGAGTGCGGCCCTCGGTGTATTTGTGTTCGTAATCGTAGAAGCCGGTTTCAATAATGAGCTCAGTCACGCCAAGCGCGCGAGGACCATCGGGGCCATCAATCACTGCGGTCGTCAGTTCGCGGCCCTTGATAAAGGGCTCGGCAAGAAGCTCGTCAAATTCCTGCCACGGCCCTTTAGCGGTGGCCGCAATCGGATTTCCGACATTGCTGTCTTCAGTCACAATCGCAACGCCGACTGATGAGCCTTCATTGACAGGTTTGAGCACGTAGGGACGCGGCAACGGATCGCGCTCGTACAGCTCATTGGAAGGCACGATGCGTCCACCCGGCATCGGGATGCCATGCGGGACCAACGCTTGTTTGGTCAGTTGCTTGTCGATCGCGATTACGGAGGTCGCCACACCTGAATGGGTATAGGGTATGCCCATCAGATCGAGCATACCCTGAACTGTGCCGTCTTCACCCGGGACCCCGTGGAGAGCGTTAAACACAACGTCGGGAGCGGCTTCCGCGATTTTCTGCGCCACATCGCGGCCCATATCGATTTCGGTAACGCGGTGCCCTTTGCTTTCGAGAGCATCGGCAACGCCCGCGCCGCTCATCAAAGACACTTCGCGCTCATTGGCCCAGCCACCCATCAAGACGGCAATGTGGAGAGGCGATTTATCGATCATATTGCTGCCTCATACAGTGCCGGCTGGTCCGCTTTGACCCAACCTTCGCAGCCGTCTCCCCAAGGGAAGACACCCTTTGAATCCGGCCAAACCAGCATCGCAACATCTTCGAGATCAGAGTTCATCTGGGTCCGATGGAACCAGATAGCCGAATTAAAGAAAGCGTCAGTGATGTTGCTCGGATCGACCATTCTTACGATCCCATCATAGTCACCGAAGAAGCTGTCGAGGCGCGTTCCTTCGTCGAGCTTCTGACCCGCCGCGCACAGCGCAAGAAGCTGGTTGATGGCAGGACCGCAAAAATCACCGGGAAGGCCGAAGATAACAACTTCAGGCACGCCGGGGCGGCCTGTCTTCGCCAAAGTCTTCGTAAATCCGATCGAGTATACGAAGTTGGGGTGTTCGTCGTCAGGATCGAAAACTCCGTTTAGATGGCAACCATGCTTTTCAACGTTTGATATGAGATCGCGTTCAAACTTCGACAAATTATCTTTCTTGAACCAATTTCTCATGGCCGACCCACCCGTTGGATTTCCCATTCGAGCGTGACACCGGATTGTTTGTAGACCCGCTCGCGCACTTCTTCGCCTAGGGCTTCGATATCTGCGCTGGTGGCATTGCCGGTGTTGATCAGGAAATTGGTGTGTTTTTCGCTCACTTGCGCCCCGCCAATCTGAAAGCCTCTGCAACCGGCTGCATCGACGAGTTGCCACGCCTTGCCGCCTTCGGGGTTTTTGAATGTAGAGCCGCCGGTCTTCGTCCGCAGTGGCTGAGACTCTTCGCGAGCCTGCGCGATCCGGTCCATTTCTGCGCCAATATCATCCGGCTTCCCTGGAACGCCCTTAAAGCGCGCAGAGACAACAACGGCGCCTTCCGGCAATGCGGAATGACGGTATGTGTACTGAAGATCGACAACAGGCAGTGTCGCAAGCTCGCCATCGGGCATAATAACATCGCAATCGATCAGGATGTCGGCAACTTCCCGGCCATACGCGCCGCCGTTCATACGGACAAAACCGCCGACTGTGCCCGGAATACCGCGTAAGAATTCCAATCCGGCAATGCCCGCATCGCGGGCTTTCGAAGCTGCGAGAATACCGGGGGCGCCGCCTCCGCAGGTCACTTCAAGTTCGCCAGTGACTTCTACGCCAGCGAACGGCTTGCCCAACCGAACAACAACGCCTGGTACGCCGCCATCGCGTATAATCAGGTTTGAACCCAGCCCGAGCGCCATGACCGGCATCGTCCCGCCGAGCCGCTCCATAAACAGTTTGAGATCGTCCAGATCAGCCGGCTCAAACAGCCAATCGGCCTTACCGCCTGTCTTAAACCAAACGAGTTTGGCCAATGGCGCGTTACAGGTCAGATTGCCTCGAACGTCATCGAGCGAGACAGGCGCAGCAACCGCGCCTTCGACCGTACATGTCGGCGCCGCGCCAGTGTCTCTGTCAAACCAGTCGTCAGGTTGCTCCATTGCGATCATGAGCCCCGCTTTGATTCAATCGCGGACGCAAGGCCAGCCGCCCAACGGGTGATATCCCCCGCGCCAAGACAAACGATAATATCGCCCTGCTCGATTTCGTGTGCCAGCGTGCTCGCAAGCTCATTCTCATCGGCGATTGTGGCGGCAGATCGGTGCCCGCGTGATTTCAGGCCGGCGACCAAGCCGGCAGCATCGGCGCCCTCAATCGGTTCCTCGCCTGCCTCATAAACTGGCGTTACATAGACGATATCCGCATCGTTGAAGCAGGTTTGGAAGTCATCCATCAGATCGTTGAGACGCGTGTATCGGTGTGGCTGAGCCACCGCGATGACGCGCCCATCAGGAACCGCTTCACGCGCCGCACCAAGGACCGCGCGAATTTCGACAGGGTGGTGAGCATAGTCATCAATCACACTCACGCCGCTGCCTGCGACGTCAATGGACCCGACTTTGGTAAAGCGGCGGCGCACACCGCCAAAGCTACCAAAACCGTTTTTGATAACCTCGTCAGCGCAGCCCATTTCGATCGCGACAGCGATGGCGGCAAGCGCGTTTTGGACGTTGTGTCGGCCCGGCATCGGCAGATGCACGCCTTCAATCCGGCGATCTTCCTCGCCGCGCTGACGCACGATCACGTCAAACGTATTTCCGCCTTCATTGGGGCGAACGTTCACCCCGCAAATGTCGGCTTGGAGAGAGAAACCATAGGTCACAACCTTACGGTCACGCACATTGCCGATGACAGCCTGAACCTCTGGATGGTCAACGCACAGGATCGCTGCGCCATAAAAGGGCACGTTGTGAATGAACTCTACAAAAGCCTTCTTCACACCGTCAAAGTCACCGTAGTGATCGAGATGTTCGGGATCGATATTTGTGACAACAGCAATCGTACCATCGAGCCGCAGGAAGCTGCCGTCGCTTTCATCGGCTTCAACAACCATCCAATCGCTATCGCCGAGACGCGCATTGGAGCCGTATTGTTCAATAATCCCGCCATTAATGACGGTCGGATCAACATTGCCCGCATCCAGAAGAGCCGCGATCATGCTGGTTGTCGTGGTTTTCCCATGCGTGCCAGCGACAGCTACGGTCGACTTCAAACGCATCAATTCGGCAAGCATTTCAGCCCGGCGAACGACAGGAATGCGGTTTTCGAGCGCGTAAGCGACTTCGGGATTTGTCCGGCGCACGGCGGTTGAGGTCACAACTACTGCTGCGCCTTCCACGTTTTCCGCAGCGTGCCCGATTTCAATTCTCACGCCGCGTGAACGCAGCCGCTCAACCACAGGGCCTTCTTTGATATCGCTGCCCTGAACCGAATAGCCGATATTGGCCATCACCTCAGCGATGCCCGACATCCCGATGCCGCCAATGCCGACGAAGTGGATCGTGCCTATGTCGGTGCCGACACCTTTCATGCTGCGACATCCTTTGCCGGGTCACGGGTAGCCGTTTGTGTTTTCGTTGCGACCGTGACCGCGCGGGGATTGGCCTCACCCACGCGAACAACATCCATCAGATCTATACCCGCCATGCTTTCGACCAGATCGGCCAGATCTTTCGCCGCATCAGGGTAACCGCAGTTCCATGCGCCATGCGCGGCGTTGGCAAGGCTCGACGGATTCTGCGCCATCGCCTGTATCTGTTTCGCGAGCTCCTTGGGAGTAAAGCTGCTCTGGCGGATCATCCGCGCACCACCCGCTTTCACCACATCGCGCGTATTCACCGCCTGATGATCGTCGGTTGCGATCGGCAACGGCACAAGAATTGCCGGCCGACCCACTGCCGTCAGCTCTGCAATCGTTGATGCGCCTGCGCGCCCGATAAACAGATGCGTATCGGCGAGCCGTTCGTGCATATCTTCGAAATAGGTCCCGAGCTCAGCGGCGATGTCATGAGCGGCATAGCGTTCACGCACGCGGTCGACATCCTCGCTGCGGCATTGCTGTGTCACCTGAAGGCGCGCCCGCAATCCATCGGGAAGCATCGAAAGCCCGTCTGGCACCACATCAGATAGAACACTCGCGCCTTGGCTGCCGCCGGTTACAAGGACACGCAGCAACCCGTCCTCGTTGAATGGTGGGAATTCCTGATCGCGCAGAGCCAGAACTTCCTCACGAACAGGATTACCCACCAGATGCGTTTTACCAGCGTATTTTGCGGGCTTAAGCCGCTCTACTTTTGAATAGGATGTCGCAATGGCTTCCACGCGGCTGGCCAAGAGGCGATTGACCCGTCCCAGCACCGCGTTTTGCTCATGAACGATACTCGGGATCTTGGCCGATGTTGCGGCCAATAATGCAGGCAATGCCGGATAGCCGCCAAAGCCGACGACAGCGCTTGGCTCAAAGCTCTCGAACAGCCGCAGCGCCATATTGCGCCCTTCAAGAACCGCGCGCACGCCGCTGATCCAATTCAGCGGGTTCTTCCCGAACCGGCCCGCAGGCAGGACATGCGCGGTCAGGCTGTCCGGCTTCCCCGGAATGTTGGCCCCGCGATCATCGGTGATCAGCGCAACATGATGTCCGCGCGCCTCCAATTCGGTCGCAAGCGCAAACGCCGGGATCAAGTGCCCGCCCGTGCCTCCTGCGGCGAGGACGAAATGCCGACTGGCGCCAGTGGCCACTGTCTGCGTTGTCTCGCTGTTCATGCGCGTTCCTCCCTGTGACCACTCTTGGGCCGGTCGAATAAGTCTTTCAGCCCGCTGCTTTCACGTTCAAGGAACGGGTTGCGACGAGTAATCGCAAGCAACAGCCCTACCGTAAAACACACGGCCAGCGTGGATGAGCCGCCATAGCTGATCAAAGGCAGTGTCATTCCCTTTGATGGGAACAGCTGCAGGTTCACCAGAATATTGATGAACGCCTGACCACCGATCTGGGTAACCAACCCCGCCCCTGCGAGGAGGGCGAACAGGTTCTCCTCGTCCACCAAACGCATCAACGCCTTTCCGATAATGGCCAGATAAAGGAGAACAATGAGCCCGCACATTAACAGTCCGAATTCTTCGCCAATAACCGAGAAAATGTAATCAGTGTGAGGTTCAGGCAAGTTCATCTTGCGAACACCGAGCCAGAGGCCGCTACCGGTCCATCCGCCCGAAAGCAAAGTGCGCTGGGCAAGATCGACCTGATCAAAGGCAGTGCCTCCGCCAAGGAAGGAATCGATGCGGTAGCGCGCGTTGTCATACAGGAAATAGGTTGCAGTCAGACCCACGAGCCCAGCCCCGATAAGCGCGCTTATCCGTTGAATGGAAACACCGGCAAGTAGCACAAGCACAAACCAGATACCGCCAAACAGGATTGTCGCACCTAGGTTCGGCTGCAGCATCAAGAGACCAGCTATGAGAGCCATGATCGCCGTCACAAAAGTCAGCACTGGCAAGTTCTGATCCCGCAATTTCCAGCTAAGAATCCATGCGAGCATCACTGCAAAACCGGGCTTTAGAAACTCCGATGGTTGAAGCGACATGCCGAACTCTAGCCAGCGGCGCGCGCCATTCTTTTCCACACCGATGATCGGCACGAGGAAAAGCAGTAACAGAAACCCAACA
Coding sequences within it:
- a CDS encoding FtsQ-type POTRA domain-containing protein; this encodes MAKIKRSSGKGVRRAAKSQSRAAGARRAKAKTTGFVDGAMGILPFTEEQWSRIWLAIIIGGAVALAWVIANLAGVPAMAQAQVAQVAADAGFEVRQVRVTGTNRMDEREVYARALARRDQPMPQVDIEQLRDDLLELPWVADARVSVQLPDTLAIDIVEREPHAVLEKADRLVLIDAEGHELAPVAADKVEGQLRISGLGSAKQVSNLDRLLAAAPALQPQVAGAEWIGNRRWNVTFKSDQVLALPEGEDEAASALVKFARMDGQNRLLGGKVANFDMRDPPRIYMRVPGRSEEVSLAGNSQ
- a CDS encoding D-alanine--D-alanine ligase; the protein is MIDKSPLHIAVLMGGWANEREVSLMSGAGVADALESKGHRVTEIDMGRDVAQKIAEAAPDVVFNALHGVPGEDGTVQGMLDLMGIPYTHSGVATSVIAIDKQLTKQALVPHGIPMPGGRIVPSNELYERDPLPRPYVLKPVNEGSSVGVAIVTEDSNVGNPIAATAKGPWQEFDELLAEPFIKGRELTTAVIDGPDGPRALGVTELIIETGFYDYEHKYTEGRTQHVCPAAIPAEIAALCEDYAIRAHKLLGCHGTSRTDYRWDDEQGEEGLFVLETNTQPGMTPLSLVPEQARHAGIDYPELCDMIVREALRVHKAKQTEGAHG
- a CDS encoding DUF4262 domain-containing protein, whose translation is MRNWFKKDNLSKFERDLISNVEKHGCHLNGVFDPDDEHPNFVYSIGFTKTLAKTGRPGVPEVVIFGLPGDFCGPAINQLLALCAAGQKLDEGTRLDSFFGDYDGIVRMVDPSNITDAFFNSAIWFHRTQMNSDLEDVAMLVWPDSKGVFPWGDGCEGWVKADQPALYEAAI
- the murB gene encoding UDP-N-acetylmuramate dehydrogenase; the encoded protein is MIAMEQPDDWFDRDTGAAPTCTVEGAVAAPVSLDDVRGNLTCNAPLAKLVWFKTGGKADWLFEPADLDDLKLFMERLGGTMPVMALGLGSNLIIRDGGVPGVVVRLGKPFAGVEVTGELEVTCGGGAPGILAASKARDAGIAGLEFLRGIPGTVGGFVRMNGGAYGREVADILIDCDVIMPDGELATLPVVDLQYTYRHSALPEGAVVVSARFKGVPGKPDDIGAEMDRIAQAREESQPLRTKTGGSTFKNPEGGKAWQLVDAAGCRGFQIGGAQVSEKHTNFLINTGNATSADIEALGEEVRERVYKQSGVTLEWEIQRVGRP
- the murC gene encoding UDP-N-acetylmuramate--L-alanine ligase, whose translation is MKGVGTDIGTIHFVGIGGIGMSGIAEVMANIGYSVQGSDIKEGPVVERLRSRGVRIEIGHAAENVEGAAVVVTSTAVRRTNPEVAYALENRIPVVRRAEMLAELMRLKSTVAVAGTHGKTTTTSMIAALLDAGNVDPTVINGGIIEQYGSNARLGDSDWMVVEADESDGSFLRLDGTIAVVTNIDPEHLDHYGDFDGVKKAFVEFIHNVPFYGAAILCVDHPEVQAVIGNVRDRKVVTYGFSLQADICGVNVRPNEGGNTFDVIVRQRGEEDRRIEGVHLPMPGRHNVQNALAAIAVAIEMGCADEVIKNGFGSFGGVRRRFTKVGSIDVAGSGVSVIDDYAHHPVEIRAVLGAAREAVPDGRVIAVAQPHRYTRLNDLMDDFQTCFNDADIVYVTPVYEAGEEPIEGADAAGLVAGLKSRGHRSAATIADENELASTLAHEIEQGDIIVCLGAGDITRWAAGLASAIESKRGS
- the murG gene encoding undecaprenyldiphospho-muramoylpentapeptide beta-N-acetylglucosaminyltransferase — protein: MNSETTQTVATGASRHFVLAAGGTGGHLIPAFALATELEARGHHVALITDDRGANIPGKPDSLTAHVLPAGRFGKNPLNWISGVRAVLEGRNMALRLFESFEPSAVVGFGGYPALPALLAATSAKIPSIVHEQNAVLGRVNRLLASRVEAIATSYSKVERLKPAKYAGKTHLVGNPVREEVLALRDQEFPPFNEDGLLRVLVTGGSQGASVLSDVVPDGLSMLPDGLRARLQVTQQCRSEDVDRVRERYAAHDIAAELGTYFEDMHERLADTHLFIGRAGASTIAELTAVGRPAILVPLPIATDDHQAVNTRDVVKAGGARMIRQSSFTPKELAKQIQAMAQNPSSLANAAHGAWNCGYPDAAKDLADLVESMAGIDLMDVVRVGEANPRAVTVATKTQTATRDPAKDVAA
- a CDS encoding putative peptidoglycan glycosyltransferase FtsW, with protein sequence MSGDGTIAVPRGDRAFHAPVPTNRKLSEHVRIWWREIDKWLLFLILLVMALGTVAVAAAAPAASEQLARRGVEVGEFHYLRQHIMWQVMGIGGMIFVSFMDRDTARRLGILVFVGFLLLLFLVPIIGVEKNGARRWLEFGMSLQPSEFLKPGFAVMLAWILSWKLRDQNLPVLTFVTAIMALIAGLLMLQPNLGATILFGGIWFVLVLLAGVSIQRISALIGAGLVGLTATYFLYDNARYRIDSFLGGGTAFDQVDLAQRTLLSGGWTGSGLWLGVRKMNLPEPHTDYIFSVIGEEFGLLMCGLIVLLYLAIIGKALMRLVDEENLFALLAGAGLVTQIGGQAFINILVNLQLFPSKGMTLPLISYGGSSTLAVCFTVGLLLAITRRNPFLERESSGLKDLFDRPKSGHREERA